In the Phaseolus vulgaris cultivar G19833 chromosome 7, P. vulgaris v2.0, whole genome shotgun sequence genome, one interval contains:
- the LOC137829916 gene encoding GCN5-related N-acetyltransferase 4, chloroplastic-like isoform X3, with the protein MKTGLCRASQVADLFPTVSPEIIVREARLEDCWEVAETHCSSFFPEYSFPLDFVLRMDRLVAMLAGFTLPNGCKRTCLVAVIGNSFGETIVFGSDDLKVGGFDGKFSLNKGYVVGILTVDTVADFLPRKGPLRQKRTGIAYISNVAVREKFRRKGIAKHLVAKAESKARSWGCRAIALHCDFRNPAATKLYQGQGFRSIKVPAGANWPQPKTSPDMKFNFMMKLLNN; encoded by the exons atgaagaCAG GATTATGTAGAGCAAGTCAAGTAGCTGATTTGTTCCCAACTGTGTCTCCTGAAATTATTGTGCGTGAGGCCAGGTTGGAGGACTGTTGGGAAGTGGCAGAGACTCACTGCAGCTCCTTCTTCCCTGAATATTCTTTCCCATTAGATTTTGTGCTGAGGATGGACAGATTGGTGGCCATGTTGGCAGGATTTACTTTACCAAACGGTTGCAAGAGAACCTGTTTGGTTGCTGTTATTGGCAACTCATTTGGTGAAACTATCGTATTTGGAAGTGATGATTTAAAGGTTGGTGGTTTTGATGGGAAATTCAGCCTCAACAAGGGATATGTGGTTGGTATATTAACAGTAGATACCGTTGCTGACTTTCTACCTAGGAAGGGGCCATTGCGGCAGAAAAG GACTGGAATTGCATACATATCAAATGTGGCAGTCCGGGAAAAATTTAGGCGGAAGGGAATAGCTAAACACTTGGTAGCGAAGGCAGAATCAAAAGCCAGAAGTTGGGGCTGTCGTGCTATTGCATTACACTGTGATTTCAGAAATCCTGCTGCCACAAAGTTATACCAAGGCCAAGGTTTCAGGTCTATCAAGGTTCCAGCAGGAGCTAACTGGCCTCAGCCAAAGACCTCACCAGATATGAAGTTCAACTTCATGATGAAGCTTCTCAACAACTAA
- the LOC137829916 gene encoding GCN5-related N-acetyltransferase 4, chloroplastic-like isoform X2, translating into MGLLILSNFWKLMMSENFESGETTCLRKMTREICEENEDRLEDCWEVAETHCSSFFPEYSFPLDFVLRMDRLVAMLAGFTLPNGCKRTCLVAVIGNSFGETIVFGSDDLKVGGFDGKFSLNKGYVVGILTVDTVADFLPRKGPLRQKRTGIAYISNVAVREKFRRKGIAKHLVAKAESKARSWGCRAIALHCDFRNPAATKLYQGQGFRSIKVPAGANWPQPKTSPDMKFNFMMKLLNN; encoded by the exons ATGGGCCTTTTAATTTTATCCAATTTTTGGAAGCTGATGATGTCTGAGAATTTTGAAAGCGGGGAGACAACTTGTCTTAGGAAGATGACTAGGGaaatttgtgaagaaaatgaagaCAG GTTGGAGGACTGTTGGGAAGTGGCAGAGACTCACTGCAGCTCCTTCTTCCCTGAATATTCTTTCCCATTAGATTTTGTGCTGAGGATGGACAGATTGGTGGCCATGTTGGCAGGATTTACTTTACCAAACGGTTGCAAGAGAACCTGTTTGGTTGCTGTTATTGGCAACTCATTTGGTGAAACTATCGTATTTGGAAGTGATGATTTAAAGGTTGGTGGTTTTGATGGGAAATTCAGCCTCAACAAGGGATATGTGGTTGGTATATTAACAGTAGATACCGTTGCTGACTTTCTACCTAGGAAGGGGCCATTGCGGCAGAAAAG GACTGGAATTGCATACATATCAAATGTGGCAGTCCGGGAAAAATTTAGGCGGAAGGGAATAGCTAAACACTTGGTAGCGAAGGCAGAATCAAAAGCCAGAAGTTGGGGCTGTCGTGCTATTGCATTACACTGTGATTTCAGAAATCCTGCTGCCACAAAGTTATACCAAGGCCAAGGTTTCAGGTCTATCAAGGTTCCAGCAGGAGCTAACTGGCCTCAGCCAAAGACCTCACCAGATATGAAGTTCAACTTCATGATGAAGCTTCTCAACAACTAA
- the LOC137829916 gene encoding GCN5-related N-acetyltransferase 4, chloroplastic-like isoform X1 yields the protein MRSFPLGTSLSPTPLNTSKISSFNINFKKPTTFPSWGSTPPHEFSLSQSGLCRASQVADLFPTVSPEIIVREARLEDCWEVAETHCSSFFPEYSFPLDFVLRMDRLVAMLAGFTLPNGCKRTCLVAVIGNSFGETIVFGSDDLKVGGFDGKFSLNKGYVVGILTVDTVADFLPRKGPLRQKRTGIAYISNVAVREKFRRKGIAKHLVAKAESKARSWGCRAIALHCDFRNPAATKLYQGQGFRSIKVPAGANWPQPKTSPDMKFNFMMKLLNN from the exons ATGCGGTCATTTCCTCTGGGAACCTCACTATCTCCAACTCCTCTAAACACCTCAAAAATATCATctttcaatattaattttaagaaaCCAACAACTTTTCCATCTTGGGGTTCAACTCCTCCTCATGAATTCTCTCTCTCCCAATCAG GATTATGTAGAGCAAGTCAAGTAGCTGATTTGTTCCCAACTGTGTCTCCTGAAATTATTGTGCGTGAGGCCAGGTTGGAGGACTGTTGGGAAGTGGCAGAGACTCACTGCAGCTCCTTCTTCCCTGAATATTCTTTCCCATTAGATTTTGTGCTGAGGATGGACAGATTGGTGGCCATGTTGGCAGGATTTACTTTACCAAACGGTTGCAAGAGAACCTGTTTGGTTGCTGTTATTGGCAACTCATTTGGTGAAACTATCGTATTTGGAAGTGATGATTTAAAGGTTGGTGGTTTTGATGGGAAATTCAGCCTCAACAAGGGATATGTGGTTGGTATATTAACAGTAGATACCGTTGCTGACTTTCTACCTAGGAAGGGGCCATTGCGGCAGAAAAG GACTGGAATTGCATACATATCAAATGTGGCAGTCCGGGAAAAATTTAGGCGGAAGGGAATAGCTAAACACTTGGTAGCGAAGGCAGAATCAAAAGCCAGAAGTTGGGGCTGTCGTGCTATTGCATTACACTGTGATTTCAGAAATCCTGCTGCCACAAAGTTATACCAAGGCCAAGGTTTCAGGTCTATCAAGGTTCCAGCAGGAGCTAACTGGCCTCAGCCAAAGACCTCACCAGATATGAAGTTCAACTTCATGATGAAGCTTCTCAACAACTAA